The Pseudomonas protegens genome contains the following window.
ATCGACACTCAGGGCGAAATGGCTTTCGTCCGGGGTCACGATGGTTTCGATGCGGGTGCTGGGTTCGGCCTGCTTGATGGCCGCCACCACCTGGTCGTAGCTCAAGGGCCGGGCGTCATCGGAGGGTTTGCTGGCGCGCACGTCCGGATTGGCCAGCCACACGATCTCCTGGCTGACCACTGCCAGGGTGCCGGTGACACAGACGATCAGCACGAAGAACCAGATGGGCAGGGCCAGCCAGCTGTGCACCAGAAACCAGATTTTTGAACGGGACTTCTTCGACATGGAGTGGGCGTCTTGATTCGAGGAATGGAGCGGCACTGGAACCCTGGGCCGGGCCCGGCGCGAAGGTGCCGGGCATAGCCTTGGCCAACGCGGCCTGCTGCATTCAATTAAGACGAATGAGAATCGTAAATCCTGAAAGGCGATATGAAAGTAAATGTTACGAAGCAGCGAAAACCTCGTGAAAGCCGCGGTTTAAGCGGTCTGGCCAATGCCCCTGTAGGAGCGGGCTTGCCCGCGAACTGAACCGCGAGGGCGCCTTCGCCGGCAAGCCGGCTCCTGCAGGGGCAGGATCAGCCGGGTTGTTGCTGGAACATTTCCCGCGCCCGCCGAGCGATTTCCTCGGCGCTCAGCGTTTCCTTGCGGCTGGCCAGGAACCATACATGGCCGAACGGGTCGCGCAGGCTGCCGCTGCGGTCGCCGTAGAACTGGTCCTGCACCGCCGACACTGCGGTGGCGCCGGCGGCAATCGCCCGGGCGAAGCTGCTGTCGACATCTTCCACATACAGATGCAGCCCGACCGAGGTCTTGTGGGTGTCGGGGCTGTCCATCGGGGTTTGTTCGCAGGGGCTGCCGAGCATGATGGCCGAGCCGCCGATGCGCAGTTCGGCGTGGCCGACGCGGCCGTCGGGCATCTCCAGGCGCATGCTTTCCACCGCGCCGAAGGCCTGCTTGTAGAACTCGATGGCCTCGGCGGCGTGCTTGATGCCCAGGTAGGGAGT
Protein-coding sequences here:
- a CDS encoding VOC family protein produces the protein MSVNPIPEGFNGVTPYLGIKHAAEAIEFYKQAFGAVESMRLEMPDGRVGHAELRIGGSAIMLGSPCEQTPMDSPDTHKTSVGLHLYVEDVDSSFARAIAAGATAVSAVQDQFYGDRSGSLRDPFGHVWFLASRKETLSAEEIARRAREMFQQQPG